From the genome of Mycobacterium dioxanotrophicus, one region includes:
- a CDS encoding glycosyltransferase family 4 protein, whose protein sequence is MSDRPVRAVLLLCWRDTGHPQGGGSEAYVQRIGAYLAARGVDVTLRTARYPGALRDEVVDGVRINRAGGPYTVYIWAGLAMVLARIGLGPLRRVRPDVVVDTQNGLPFLARLAFGRRVAVLVHHCHRELWPVAGPVMGRIGWFVESRLSPRLHRRNQYVTVSLPSARDLNELGVDSGRIAVVRNGLDEAPAPSLGLPRSATPRVVVLSRLVPHKQIEDALEAVATLRADIPDLHLDILGGGWWQQRLIEHAELLGITDAVTFHGHVDDMTKHRVLQQSWVHVLPSRKEGWGLAVTEAAQHGVPTIGYRASGGLTDSIVDGVTGLLVEDRDGLVAGLGQLLRDGVLRVQLGSKAQARSDEFSWAQSADAMRTVLESVRDGRYISGLV, encoded by the coding sequence ATGTCTGACCGTCCTGTCCGTGCTGTCCTGCTGCTGTGCTGGCGAGATACCGGGCATCCGCAGGGCGGCGGCAGCGAGGCCTACGTGCAGCGCATCGGTGCCTACCTGGCCGCCCGCGGAGTCGACGTCACCTTGCGCACGGCCCGTTATCCGGGGGCGCTGCGCGACGAGGTGGTCGACGGCGTACGGATCAACCGCGCCGGCGGTCCCTACACGGTGTACATCTGGGCGGGTCTGGCGATGGTGTTGGCCCGGATCGGTCTCGGACCGCTGCGGCGGGTGCGGCCCGATGTCGTCGTCGACACCCAGAACGGCCTGCCGTTCTTGGCCCGCCTGGCGTTCGGCCGTCGTGTGGCCGTGCTGGTGCACCACTGCCACCGCGAGCTGTGGCCGGTCGCGGGCCCGGTGATGGGCCGGATCGGCTGGTTCGTCGAATCGCGGCTGTCGCCGCGGCTGCACCGCCGCAATCAGTACGTCACGGTGTCGCTGCCCTCGGCGCGCGACCTCAACGAACTCGGTGTGGATTCGGGCCGAATTGCCGTGGTGCGCAACGGTCTTGACGAGGCTCCGGCGCCGAGCCTGGGATTGCCGCGCTCGGCCACCCCGCGCGTGGTGGTGCTGTCGCGGCTGGTGCCGCACAAGCAGATCGAGGATGCACTCGAGGCCGTCGCGACCCTGCGGGCCGACATCCCCGACCTGCATCTGGACATCCTCGGCGGGGGCTGGTGGCAGCAGCGGTTGATCGAGCATGCCGAGTTGCTCGGCATCACCGACGCCGTGACATTCCACGGCCACGTCGATGACATGACCAAACATCGTGTGCTGCAACAAAGTTGGGTGCATGTGCTGCCGTCCCGCAAGGAAGGCTGGGGACTCGCGGTGACCGAGGCCGCCCAGCACGGCGTGCCGACCATCGGCTACCGTGCCTCGGGCGGGCTGACCGACTCGATCGTCGACGGGGTGACCGGGCTGCTGGTCGAAGACCGGGACGGCCTGGTCGCCGGGCTCGGCCAGCTGTTGCGCGACGGTGTGCTGCGAGTGCAGCTGGGTAGCAAGGCGCAGGCCCGCAGCGACGAATTCTCCTGGGCGCAGAGCGCCGACGCGATGCGCACGGTGCTGGAGTCGGTGCGCGACGGGCGCTACATCAGCGGCCTGGTATAG
- a CDS encoding NADP-dependent oxidoreductase produces the protein MTSQPMMRAMVLDGFGGPEVLHEATIERPSAAPNGVVVRVAYAGVNPADWKNREGWLAQFFEYRFPFVLGFDAAGVIAEVGEGVTDLVVGDRVLTASNMGRGERGTYAEYVASDRERVVRLPDSVRLVEAAAMPTAGCTCWEALFDVGDVGAGSTVLINGGAGGMGSYAIQLATMVGARVAATCGPANLDYVRELGADLAIDYRHAPVADAVRQWAPGGVDLVVDTVGQGTLLDSIEMVKRGGVVTPIATLIADEPMPDPARAAELGVSVIPTMSNYANQERQLTALVDALAAGRIRAPQLEILPLAKVADAHRRIQAGHVRGKIVLEVNADLG, from the coding sequence ATGACTTCACAGCCGATGATGCGTGCGATGGTGCTTGACGGGTTCGGCGGCCCCGAGGTACTGCACGAGGCGACGATCGAACGGCCGTCGGCCGCACCGAACGGCGTAGTCGTCCGCGTCGCCTACGCCGGGGTGAACCCGGCCGACTGGAAGAACCGCGAAGGCTGGCTCGCGCAGTTCTTCGAATACCGGTTCCCGTTCGTGCTGGGGTTCGACGCTGCCGGCGTGATCGCCGAGGTCGGTGAGGGCGTGACCGACCTGGTCGTCGGTGACCGCGTGCTCACCGCGTCCAACATGGGCCGCGGGGAGCGCGGCACCTACGCCGAGTACGTGGCCTCCGACCGCGAACGCGTGGTCAGGCTGCCCGACTCGGTCCGGCTCGTCGAGGCCGCGGCGATGCCGACCGCCGGCTGCACCTGCTGGGAGGCGCTGTTCGACGTCGGCGACGTCGGCGCGGGCTCGACGGTGCTGATCAACGGCGGTGCCGGCGGTATGGGCAGCTACGCGATCCAACTGGCCACGATGGTCGGCGCCAGGGTCGCCGCCACGTGCGGGCCCGCCAACCTCGACTACGTGCGTGAGCTTGGTGCCGACCTGGCCATCGACTACCGGCACGCCCCTGTCGCCGACGCCGTGCGGCAGTGGGCACCGGGCGGGGTCGACCTGGTGGTCGACACCGTGGGACAGGGCACCCTGCTCGACTCGATCGAGATGGTCAAGCGCGGTGGCGTCGTCACCCCGATCGCGACGCTGATCGCCGACGAACCCATGCCGGATCCCGCGCGGGCCGCCGAGCTCGGGGTGTCGGTGATCCCGACCATGTCGAACTACGCCAATCAGGAGCGGCAGCTCACCGCGCTGGTCGACGCGCTGGCCGCCGGTCGCATCCGTGCCCCGCAGCTCGAGATCCTGCCGCTGGCAAAGGTCGCGGACGCCCACCGGCGCATCCAAGCCGGTCATGTCCGCGGCAAGATCGTCCTCGAGGTCAACGCAGACCTGGGCTAA
- a CDS encoding FadR/GntR family transcriptional regulator, translating into MEGPSVVSRAKQGGSKADSVLPNVNRVSRLRLADQIISELQTAITKGELKVGDRLPPEPVLMERFGVGRSTVREAVRALVHSGVLRVQVGDGTYVSATPGAGDTLTDKIRRASIAELFDVRRAFEMSVAGLAARNRSEKDLLHLREAAQACEVAAQHDDPEAFVEADYAFHMQIAAATKNVLLVDLYSELRGAVRTQLREQPDVTDGISHHALTLHNKLLKALQDKDSRAAERIWASTPNPYLVNE; encoded by the coding sequence ATGGAGGGCCCGTCAGTGGTGTCTCGCGCCAAACAAGGCGGCAGCAAGGCCGATTCGGTCCTTCCCAACGTCAACCGGGTGAGCAGGCTGCGACTGGCCGACCAGATCATCAGCGAGCTCCAGACCGCCATCACCAAGGGTGAGTTGAAGGTCGGCGACAGGCTGCCCCCGGAACCAGTGCTGATGGAACGGTTCGGGGTCGGACGATCGACAGTGCGCGAAGCAGTACGCGCCCTCGTACACAGCGGTGTGCTCCGGGTGCAGGTCGGCGACGGCACATACGTCTCGGCGACGCCCGGCGCGGGCGACACCCTCACGGACAAGATCAGGCGCGCGAGCATTGCCGAACTGTTCGATGTGCGGCGCGCGTTCGAGATGTCGGTTGCCGGTCTGGCCGCGCGGAACCGGTCCGAGAAAGACCTTCTACACCTGCGGGAGGCCGCGCAGGCCTGCGAGGTCGCGGCGCAGCACGACGATCCGGAAGCGTTCGTCGAAGCCGACTACGCATTCCACATGCAGATCGCGGCGGCCACCAAGAACGTGCTGCTGGTCGACCTGTACAGCGAGTTGCGCGGCGCCGTCAGGACCCAGCTGCGCGAGCAGCCGGATGTCACCGACGGCATCTCCCATCATGCACTCACCCTGCACAACAAACTTTTGAAGGCGTTGCAGGACAAGGACAGTCGCGCCGCAGAACGAATCTGGGCCTCGACGCCGAACCCTTACCTGGTCAACGAGTAG
- a CDS encoding DUF3068 domain-containing protein — translation MNRAVALRIAACGLMGLGAALLIAALLLTTYTKGKIAKIPLNLDTTLVSEGTGTAFDPASLSAEKFSVDRNVPVAMQQQMSVESPSNAEVVTLQVGTSLRRTDRQQDTGLLLAMVDTVTMNRSTALAVSSDNNPGGSVQKPRGMEDQKPPTSVALPHEGLTYRFPFDTEKKTYQMFDPIAQKPFDANYDGEEDVNGLTTYRFTQNVGYDADGKLVEPVKYASLYEDDVDSTVKARASVWGVPGEPDEEITMNRYYAAQRTFWVDPVSGTIVKATDHGYQYYARDPLKPEVTYVDYKVTSSESTIESQVASARDERDRVSLWSRVLPITFTALGLVTLIGGALLASFALRAESTLIDPGLDTADHGFFDTQGIQVPGAEAKTEKLPAQRPSDLPPDRPV, via the coding sequence TTGAACCGCGCTGTGGCGCTGCGTATCGCGGCATGCGGATTGATGGGGCTGGGTGCCGCCCTGTTGATCGCCGCCCTGCTGCTGACGACCTACACCAAGGGCAAGATCGCCAAGATCCCGCTCAACCTGGACACCACGCTGGTCAGCGAGGGAACCGGGACCGCATTCGATCCGGCGTCGTTGTCGGCCGAGAAGTTCTCGGTGGACCGGAATGTGCCGGTTGCGATGCAACAGCAGATGAGCGTGGAATCTCCGTCCAACGCCGAGGTGGTGACCCTGCAGGTGGGCACGTCACTGCGGCGGACGGATCGCCAGCAGGACACCGGTCTGTTGTTGGCGATGGTCGACACCGTCACCATGAACCGCAGCACGGCGCTGGCGGTGTCGTCGGACAACAACCCCGGCGGCTCGGTGCAGAAGCCGCGCGGCATGGAAGACCAGAAGCCGCCCACCAGCGTGGCGCTGCCGCACGAGGGTTTGACCTACCGGTTCCCGTTCGACACGGAAAAAAAGACCTATCAGATGTTCGACCCGATCGCGCAGAAGCCGTTCGACGCGAACTATGACGGCGAAGAAGACGTCAACGGGCTGACCACCTACCGGTTCACGCAGAACGTGGGCTACGACGCCGACGGCAAGCTGGTCGAGCCGGTGAAGTACGCCTCGCTGTACGAGGACGACGTCGACAGCACCGTGAAGGCGCGGGCCTCGGTCTGGGGTGTGCCGGGTGAGCCGGACGAAGAAATCACGATGAACCGCTACTACGCGGCGCAGCGCACGTTCTGGGTGGATCCGGTCTCGGGCACCATCGTCAAGGCCACCGACCACGGCTATCAGTACTACGCCCGCGATCCGCTGAAGCCCGAGGTCACCTACGTCGACTACAAGGTGACCTCCAGCGAGAGCACCATCGAATCGCAGGTGGCTTCCGCCCGCGACGAACGCGACCGGGTGTCGCTGTGGTCGCGCGTCCTGCCCATCACGTTCACCGCGCTGGGCCTGGTCACGCTGATCGGCGGAGCGCTGCTGGCCTCTTTCGCGCTGCGCGCCGAGTCGACGCTGATCGACCCGGGCCTCGACACCGCGGACCACGGCTTCTTCGACACCCAGGGCATCCAGGTGCCGGGAGCGGAGGCCAAGACCGAGAAGCTGCCCGCGCAGCGTCCCTCTGACCTGCCCCCGGACCGACCGGTCTGA
- a CDS encoding acyltransferase family protein yields the protein MRACAAMGVVLTHVAFQTGHTGGGFFGRIFGRFDLAVAVFFALSGFLLWRGHAAAARGLRPRPPTGHYLRSRVARIMPGYVVAVVVILLLLPEAKADFTVWLANLTLTQIYVPLTLTAGLTQMWSLSVEVTFYLALPFLALLARRLPVRARIGVITAVAVLSLAWVWIPFDGSTGQNPWNWPPAFFSWFAGGMVLAELTVTPFGRAHRLGRNRLLMGLVALVAFAIGASPMAGMDGLRPGSVTQVTLKTAMGAVLAAALLAPLVLDRPDTPHRILGSRVMVTLGRWSYGLFVWHLAALAMVFPMIGEFLFNGGMPAVLVLTLVFGFALAAVSYALVESPCREAFRRWEYRHQRPVPPLDSSITDEPEPEPQPALR from the coding sequence ATGCGTGCCTGCGCGGCCATGGGCGTCGTGCTCACCCACGTCGCGTTCCAGACCGGCCACACCGGTGGCGGCTTCTTCGGGCGCATCTTCGGCAGGTTCGACCTGGCCGTGGCGGTGTTCTTCGCGCTGTCGGGCTTCCTGTTGTGGCGCGGTCACGCCGCCGCCGCCCGCGGATTGCGCCCGCGGCCGCCGACAGGGCACTACCTGCGGTCTCGGGTGGCGCGCATCATGCCCGGATATGTGGTGGCAGTCGTGGTGATCCTGCTGCTGCTCCCCGAGGCGAAGGCCGACTTCACGGTATGGCTGGCCAACCTCACCCTGACGCAGATCTATGTTCCGTTGACCCTGACCGCCGGGCTGACCCAGATGTGGAGTCTGTCGGTCGAGGTCACCTTCTATCTGGCGCTGCCGTTCCTGGCGCTGCTGGCTCGCCGGCTCCCGGTGCGGGCCCGCATCGGGGTGATCACCGCGGTGGCCGTGCTCAGCCTGGCCTGGGTGTGGATCCCGTTCGACGGCAGCACCGGGCAGAACCCGTGGAACTGGCCGCCGGCATTCTTCTCGTGGTTCGCCGGCGGCATGGTGCTGGCCGAGCTGACGGTCACCCCGTTCGGCCGGGCGCATCGGCTGGGCCGCAACCGCCTGCTGATGGGGCTGGTCGCGCTGGTGGCGTTCGCAATCGGGGCGTCACCCATGGCCGGGATGGACGGGTTGCGCCCGGGATCGGTTACGCAGGTGACGCTGAAGACGGCAATGGGCGCGGTGCTCGCCGCCGCGCTGCTGGCGCCCCTGGTGCTCGACCGGCCCGACACCCCGCACCGGATTCTCGGCAGCCGGGTGATGGTGACCCTGGGCCGCTGGTCCTACGGGTTGTTCGTGTGGCACCTGGCTGCGCTGGCGATGGTGTTCCCGATGATCGGGGAATTCCTGTTCAACGGTGGCATGCCGGCGGTCCTGGTGCTGACGTTGGTGTTCGGTTTTGCCTTGGCCGCGGTCAGCTACGCCCTTGTGGAGTCGCCGTGCCGGGAGGCGTTCCGGCGCTGGGAGTACCGCCATCAGCGTCCCGTCCCGCCGCTGGACAGCTCGATCACCGACGAACCCGAACCGGAACCGCAACCCGCGCTGCGCTGA